A single genomic interval of Vicinamibacterales bacterium harbors:
- a CDS encoding patatin-like phospholipase family protein codes for MSDTATASSRGVFPLIGADGEEVEAFAFRGGGFDTVMYLGVAQAWLLIHREKPPHVLSGVSAGAVGAAAMAEILGQREDDRAARLRTFVQAYSQAPGELLRSLLPDPHEIEAQHPLQSLVQPTYVEDERRDRNEAVGSRSGLIRLANDILAVGLPISAATRFVRIGLGLRALPALRGSVRFRQTVALVLSLWGLVLLYAHHLIGPLLGLVRGVVMPRGPASASGRTAARLLSVWRRPLRKILARLLWVMAYIVFAGLWLLAPAVVAALPFVAPLTFIIAIAVVLLAGLTAWHWHVTSRLWTVCTRRLLKYYDLREELAGSYDLKQILVRLFDPDYYGESSLELQKVLDRARTPNQASSASKAPRPLWSLSREDHRDGQDLGLRRLHVAPAAADLAKRTLTAIPDADVKDHALRPSEVSIVDALMASLAVSPFLKPVSLQVDGGEHIYVDGTNIANEPITALMDYLRTRVNPSAGQIVVYAVGPFPSAAGTGAETVPHTRLTDVVARVLELQRQQVATLERQLTECYTKLLDPHRATTGGANKTYLNVVIKPIDAASPLQVNKRLAAASTERERQDIVHEAVAEGCRATLQAFLTERGQRTALRCAGWAANLVPLPSHVESIGPGLPEICACCPARASRMAGADAATDLAARTPEDASAKAGAAAEERVDPGVASAPVADGSPWSVLLMSGGVFRGVFQIGVMIGASEAGLSPKLFVGSSVGSIVAAMATRFFATPRTSPVGTCRSRDETSALLAATFLQLDRLILTDRFADFVRRLTLRAGETRVSLRDLDRLFRRYDLGGTAYFGRTARRVVAGIERLLYVAPFELLDLVRIVRQQPWGSASRKVLDALQHYLERSGVGLEVLGAERLRWLIEKHVLSPDHTGSEITFEDFGRQVNFRYLLVTTTNLQSGKLEVLGMLPKGDQNPPRRTRLLDALLASSAFPGVFRPRQGFEVCPDLPDLHQFTDGGVMDNLPLYAVAQFLDRAEDAGLAKRRPTTLDGLPVPHLLLTASLEPEIPELDDLAEVRKIAGAWPAVRKRVVSISYNQKVDAFAGAQDDFRRLYTADNAWTPVDLHVVTVKAHWLCDTYGFHPMLGFRSLRQAQSIAHGCAMTLATLARLSGPTGQGDPREPGEREAQTRWAAAWGLTDDFDREQANLWGSPIPLLTPTAKRADGDCWFRTPTHRCPFSRNRLGKLVAAGRLPREVAADAEKIYAECGKLTTHRSPDDGPAGIRVSPRGTDV; via the coding sequence ATGAGCGACACGGCCACGGCCTCGTCGCGCGGAGTATTTCCCCTCATCGGTGCCGACGGCGAGGAGGTCGAGGCCTTTGCGTTCCGCGGCGGGGGCTTCGACACGGTCATGTACCTGGGGGTGGCGCAGGCGTGGCTGCTCATTCATCGGGAGAAGCCGCCGCACGTGCTCTCGGGGGTGTCGGCGGGCGCGGTAGGCGCGGCCGCGATGGCCGAGATTCTCGGCCAGCGAGAGGACGACCGCGCCGCAAGACTCCGCACCTTCGTGCAGGCTTACAGCCAGGCTCCGGGCGAGCTGCTCAGGTCGCTGCTCCCGGATCCTCACGAGATCGAGGCGCAGCATCCGCTGCAGTCGCTCGTGCAACCGACCTACGTCGAGGACGAGCGCCGCGACCGGAACGAGGCCGTGGGGTCGCGCTCCGGCCTCATCAGGCTCGCCAACGACATCCTCGCCGTCGGCCTGCCGATCTCCGCGGCAACCCGCTTCGTACGCATCGGGCTTGGGCTTCGCGCGCTTCCAGCGCTTCGCGGATCCGTTCGGTTCCGTCAGACCGTTGCGCTGGTGCTCTCCCTGTGGGGCCTGGTGCTGCTGTATGCCCATCACCTGATTGGGCCGCTCCTCGGGCTCGTGCGCGGGGTCGTGATGCCGCGAGGCCCGGCCAGCGCGTCCGGAAGGACGGCCGCTCGTCTGTTGTCGGTATGGCGGCGTCCGCTGCGGAAGATCCTGGCCCGGCTGCTGTGGGTGATGGCCTACATCGTGTTCGCTGGTCTGTGGCTGCTTGCGCCCGCTGTGGTGGCGGCCTTGCCGTTCGTGGCACCGCTCACGTTCATCATCGCGATCGCGGTCGTGTTGCTCGCGGGCCTCACGGCCTGGCATTGGCACGTGACGTCCCGTCTATGGACGGTCTGCACGCGTCGCCTGTTGAAGTATTACGACCTGCGGGAGGAACTGGCGGGGTCTTATGACCTCAAGCAGATCCTCGTGCGGCTGTTCGACCCGGACTACTACGGCGAATCGTCGCTGGAGCTGCAAAAGGTGTTGGATCGCGCCCGAACGCCGAATCAGGCGTCGTCGGCCAGCAAGGCGCCGCGCCCGCTGTGGTCGCTCTCGCGCGAGGACCACAGGGACGGCCAGGACCTCGGCTTGCGTCGCCTGCACGTGGCCCCCGCCGCGGCGGATCTGGCAAAGAGGACCCTGACGGCAATTCCCGACGCCGACGTCAAGGACCATGCACTCCGGCCGTCGGAGGTATCGATTGTGGACGCCTTGATGGCGTCACTTGCCGTCTCGCCTTTTCTGAAGCCGGTCAGCCTGCAAGTCGATGGAGGCGAACACATCTATGTGGACGGCACGAATATCGCGAACGAGCCGATCACGGCGTTGATGGACTACCTGCGGACGCGAGTCAATCCGAGCGCCGGTCAAATCGTGGTCTACGCCGTCGGGCCCTTTCCATCGGCGGCCGGCACTGGAGCCGAGACCGTTCCGCACACGCGCCTCACCGATGTCGTCGCGCGGGTCCTCGAACTCCAGCGGCAACAGGTCGCGACGCTCGAACGGCAACTGACGGAGTGCTACACGAAATTGTTGGACCCGCACAGGGCCACCACCGGCGGCGCCAACAAGACCTACCTCAACGTCGTCATCAAGCCGATCGACGCGGCGAGCCCTCTGCAAGTCAACAAGCGGCTGGCGGCGGCCTCAACCGAACGCGAGCGGCAGGACATCGTCCACGAGGCCGTTGCGGAGGGTTGCCGGGCCACGTTGCAGGCGTTTCTCACGGAGCGTGGCCAGAGGACTGCGCTGCGCTGTGCCGGATGGGCCGCGAACCTGGTGCCGTTGCCGTCGCACGTCGAGAGCATCGGCCCCGGCCTGCCGGAGATCTGCGCCTGCTGCCCGGCGCGGGCGTCGCGCATGGCTGGTGCCGATGCGGCCACGGACCTGGCTGCCAGGACACCCGAGGACGCGAGCGCCAAGGCGGGTGCGGCCGCCGAAGAGCGGGTCGACCCTGGTGTGGCGAGTGCACCCGTCGCGGATGGCTCTCCGTGGAGCGTTCTGCTCATGAGCGGGGGCGTGTTTCGTGGCGTGTTTCAGATTGGCGTGATGATCGGCGCGTCCGAGGCGGGCCTGTCGCCGAAGCTGTTCGTCGGATCGTCAGTCGGATCGATCGTCGCCGCGATGGCAACCAGGTTCTTCGCCACGCCTCGGACCTCGCCGGTCGGCACGTGCCGGAGCCGCGATGAGACCAGTGCGCTGCTGGCCGCCACCTTCCTGCAACTCGACCGACTGATCCTCACGGATCGTTTCGCCGACTTCGTGAGACGGTTGACGCTACGAGCCGGCGAAACCCGCGTGTCGCTCCGCGATCTGGACCGCCTCTTCCGGCGTTACGACCTCGGCGGTACGGCATATTTCGGTCGGACGGCGCGGCGAGTCGTGGCAGGCATCGAACGGCTCCTCTATGTGGCGCCGTTCGAACTCCTGGACCTCGTGCGGATCGTGCGCCAGCAACCGTGGGGCAGTGCCTCCCGGAAGGTGCTGGACGCTCTCCAGCACTACCTCGAGCGCAGCGGGGTCGGTCTCGAGGTCCTCGGCGCCGAACGTCTTCGCTGGCTGATCGAGAAGCACGTCCTCTCGCCCGACCACACGGGGTCGGAGATCACCTTCGAGGACTTCGGTCGACAGGTCAATTTCAGGTACCTGTTGGTGACGACGACGAACCTCCAGAGCGGTAAGCTCGAGGTGCTGGGCATGTTGCCCAAGGGCGATCAGAATCCTCCTCGGAGAACGCGGCTCCTCGATGCCTTGCTGGCGAGCAGCGCGTTTCCCGGCGTGTTCCGCCCCCGGCAGGGCTTCGAGGTGTGTCCGGATCTGCCCGATCTCCACCAGTTCACCGACGGCGGCGTCATGGACAACCTGCCTCTCTACGCCGTCGCGCAGTTCCTGGATCGGGCCGAGGATGCAGGGCTGGCCAAACGGCGCCCGACAACGCTCGACGGCTTGCCGGTTCCCCACCTGCTGTTGACGGCGTCGCTCGAGCCCGAGATCCCAGAACTCGACGATCTCGCCGAGGTGCGGAAGATCGCCGGTGCGTGGCCCGCCGTCAGAAAGCGGGTCGTCAGCATCAGCTACAACCAGAAGGTCGATGCGTTCGCCGGAGCGCAGGACGACTTCAGACGGTTGTACACGGCCGACAACGCGTGGACGCCGGTCGATCTCCACGTCGTCACGGTCAAGGCTCATTGGTTGTGTGACACGTACGGATTCCATCCGATGCTCGGGTTCAGGAGCCTGCGGCAGGCCCAGAGCATCGCCCATGGGTGCGCCATGACGCTGGCGACGCTGGCGCGCCTGAGCGGGCCGACGGGGCAGGGCGATCCGAGAGAGCCGGGTGAACGGGAAGCGCAGACCAGATGGGCCGCCGCCTGGGGCCTGACCGACGACTTCGACCGCGAGCAGGCCAATCTCTGGGGCTCCCCGATCCCGTTGCTCACTCCGACGGCCAAGCGAGCTGATGGCGATTGTTGGTTCCGGACACCGACACACCGGTGTCCCTTCAGCCGGAACCGGCTTGGCAAGTTGGTCGCGGCGGGCCGCCTGCCCCGCGAAGTGGCGGCTGATGCCGAGAAGATCTACGCCGAGTGCGGCAAGCTCACCACGCACCGGTCACCTGACGATGGCCCAGCGGGCATTCGCGTGTCACCGCGAGGAACCGACGTCTAG
- a CDS encoding DUF2235 domain-containing protein: protein MADRAAPRPKNIVLLSDGTGNSAAKLFKTNVWRIYDALDLSGGDQIAFYDNGVGTSAFKPMAFLGGALGWGLKRNVRDLYAFLCRNYRPGDHVFALGFSRGAFTIRVLIGLIDSQGIIVGQDGSDLSRLVAWAFRHYRRRYNATRGLVTPIRNVRDALLSAWDWIRRLESYDKAERLTNQHIDFVGVWDTVDAYGLPIDELTKGWDQWVWPLSMRDRRLSPLVDKACHVLSLDDERNTFHPLLWTEAGQQPASHIAQERITQVWFAGVHSNVGGGYPDDSLAHVSLLWMAEQAVKRGLLMQGGAIAAWRTKANTNGPIYDSRHGLAGYYRYQPRAIAKLSSDRTAGVSVARPKIHESAFERIRAGTDGYAPVVLPANYAVVDSSGSILDGVANPYEDATQSLSRSRDQEAVWDLVWWRRVVYFTSVAVSLVVALRPFVAYQDRLGFLDGDAPALSGLVDLVAKVLPALAEPWIACYRSYPLHLLAGGLLIAATLYLGSVLKQAIADRMRSLWSSIVAAPPKAVQPHPVPGNLVYRLRTSRWYRGLFGVLNAYLVPFCFGVTMLVALVVGVIGAANRAAFESANLSGFVCRDDGPVLHTTNTGPGAWAVEFTPDEFCGATGVRVERGERYRIGIQLPQEPQAMWHDGDILVTTPAGFTSGRRPAVFYPALPFRRVLAWNWFVPVVRVGASGAEYHSLAPGFSEFTARQSGRIFLYVNDALLPSPFWRSLYENNRGGAAIVTVTRQGGGGRR from the coding sequence ATGGCCGATCGAGCCGCCCCGCGTCCGAAGAACATCGTTCTCCTGTCGGATGGAACCGGGAACAGCGCAGCGAAGCTGTTCAAGACGAACGTCTGGCGCATCTACGACGCTCTCGATCTGTCCGGCGGGGACCAGATCGCCTTCTACGACAATGGGGTGGGCACGTCGGCGTTCAAGCCCATGGCGTTCCTCGGCGGCGCGCTCGGCTGGGGGCTCAAGAGGAACGTGCGGGACCTCTACGCCTTCCTGTGCAGGAACTACCGCCCGGGCGACCACGTCTTCGCCCTCGGCTTCAGCCGCGGGGCGTTCACGATCCGCGTGCTGATCGGCCTCATCGACAGCCAGGGCATCATCGTCGGCCAGGACGGCAGCGATTTGTCGCGGCTGGTCGCCTGGGCGTTCAGGCACTATCGGCGCCGCTACAACGCGACGCGTGGGCTGGTGACGCCGATACGAAACGTCCGGGACGCGCTGCTGTCCGCGTGGGACTGGATTCGCCGCCTCGAGTCGTACGACAAGGCCGAGCGACTGACGAACCAGCACATCGACTTCGTCGGCGTGTGGGACACGGTCGACGCCTACGGCCTGCCGATCGACGAGCTGACGAAGGGCTGGGACCAGTGGGTATGGCCGCTGTCGATGCGCGACCGCCGACTGTCCCCTCTCGTCGACAAGGCGTGCCACGTCCTCTCGCTGGACGACGAGCGGAACACGTTCCACCCGCTGCTGTGGACCGAGGCCGGCCAGCAGCCCGCCAGTCACATCGCCCAGGAGCGGATCACCCAGGTGTGGTTCGCCGGAGTGCACTCGAACGTCGGCGGCGGCTATCCGGACGACTCGCTCGCGCACGTCTCCTTGCTGTGGATGGCGGAACAGGCCGTGAAACGCGGCTTGCTGATGCAGGGAGGAGCCATTGCGGCGTGGCGGACCAAGGCCAACACCAACGGCCCGATCTACGACTCCCGGCACGGGCTGGCAGGGTACTACCGCTATCAGCCTCGCGCCATCGCGAAGCTCTCCAGCGATCGGACGGCCGGGGTCAGTGTCGCCCGGCCGAAGATCCACGAGAGCGCATTCGAGCGCATTCGCGCGGGAACCGACGGCTATGCGCCCGTCGTGCTGCCAGCGAACTACGCGGTCGTCGATTCCTCAGGGTCGATCCTCGACGGCGTGGCCAACCCCTACGAGGATGCGACCCAATCCCTGTCGCGGTCCCGCGATCAGGAAGCGGTCTGGGACCTGGTGTGGTGGCGGCGGGTCGTGTACTTCACGTCCGTGGCCGTGTCCCTGGTCGTTGCCCTGCGCCCGTTTGTCGCCTACCAGGACAGGCTCGGGTTCCTCGACGGCGACGCGCCGGCGTTGTCCGGCCTCGTCGATCTCGTCGCCAAGGTGCTGCCGGCGCTGGCTGAACCCTGGATCGCCTGCTATCGCAGCTACCCGCTGCATCTCCTGGCCGGCGGCCTCCTGATCGCGGCGACCCTCTACCTTGGCAGCGTCCTGAAGCAGGCGATTGCGGACAGGATGCGGAGTCTCTGGAGTTCGATCGTCGCCGCCCCGCCGAAGGCCGTTCAGCCACACCCGGTTCCAGGCAATCTGGTGTATCGGCTGCGGACGAGTCGGTGGTATCGCGGGCTCTTCGGGGTGCTGAACGCGTACCTCGTCCCGTTCTGTTTCGGCGTCACGATGCTCGTCGCACTCGTGGTCGGTGTGATCGGCGCGGCGAATCGCGCGGCCTTCGAATCGGCGAACCTGTCGGGTTTCGTGTGCCGCGACGACGGACCCGTTCTCCACACCACGAACACGGGTCCTGGTGCCTGGGCGGTGGAGTTCACTCCCGACGAGTTCTGTGGGGCGACAGGCGTGCGGGTCGAGCGGGGCGAACGCTATCGCATCGGCATCCAACTTCCCCAAGAGCCGCAGGCCATGTGGCACGACGGCGACATCCTGGTGACAACGCCGGCCGGATTCACGAGCGGGCGGCGGCCGGCCGTCTTCTACCCGGCGCTCCCGTTCAGGCGGGTGCTGGCCTGGAACTGGTTCGTGCCCGTCGTCCGCGTCGGGGCGAGCGGCGCTGAATACCATTCCCTCGCTCCGGGATTCAGCGAGTTCACCGCCCGACAGTCTGGCCGCATCTTCCTCTACGTGAACGACGCGCTGTTGCCATCGCCCTTCTGGCGCTCCCTGTACGAGAACAACAGGGGAGGGGCGGCCATCGTGACGGTGACCAGGCAGGGCGGTGGAGGACGTCGATGA
- a CDS encoding alpha/beta fold hydrolase yields MNSTAVRSTVVFVHGIFSSGVIFKDMSDACTARGVFEACVTFEYDYHRDLEDNAQALTDLLARIEGPVVLVCHSMGGLVARLAVLSGDAPTVRRVIMLATPNFGAMRTATAGLLAQLVLQATGRVSAVFRHPGILELTRISQLMKEPIATGETFARGVEYVSLPARYFHEGRAILDCGDWADGRMSTRLFAALGVGFELLALFPLWAPQIQRPHDGIVEERSNAFVPEGAGRRSEKHASIVDPEKWGYTYAHVSIERCDDLNHVMIHSDPEVIELVVALAAAESLSEWYADLTVEQRLEITVQPTPPGRSRIKRASSSTSRSSSRVRTTAGSRRP; encoded by the coding sequence GTGAACTCGACGGCCGTCCGGTCCACCGTGGTGTTCGTGCACGGTATCTTCTCGTCGGGCGTCATCTTCAAGGACATGAGCGACGCCTGCACGGCGCGGGGCGTGTTCGAGGCGTGCGTGACCTTCGAGTACGACTATCACCGCGACCTGGAGGACAACGCGCAAGCCCTGACCGATCTGCTGGCGAGGATCGAGGGACCGGTCGTCCTCGTGTGTCACAGCATGGGAGGCCTGGTGGCCCGCCTCGCCGTGCTCTCGGGGGACGCGCCGACCGTACGGCGAGTCATCATGCTGGCGACCCCGAACTTCGGCGCCATGAGGACCGCAACGGCCGGCTTGCTCGCGCAACTCGTCCTCCAGGCCACCGGGCGGGTGTCAGCCGTCTTCCGTCACCCCGGGATCCTCGAATTGACACGCATCTCACAGCTCATGAAGGAGCCGATTGCGACGGGGGAGACATTCGCGCGCGGCGTCGAGTACGTCTCGCTTCCAGCACGCTATTTCCACGAGGGGCGTGCAATCCTGGATTGTGGGGACTGGGCCGATGGAAGGATGTCGACGAGGCTGTTCGCTGCACTTGGAGTCGGATTCGAACTGCTGGCGCTCTTTCCCCTGTGGGCCCCCCAGATCCAGCGGCCACACGATGGCATTGTCGAAGAGCGGAGCAACGCGTTCGTGCCGGAGGGCGCAGGGCGGCGCTCGGAGAAGCACGCCTCGATTGTGGATCCGGAGAAGTGGGGATACACCTACGCCCACGTGTCGATTGAACGCTGCGACGACCTGAACCACGTGATGATCCACAGCGACCCGGAGGTCATCGAGCTCGTCGTGGCGCTTGCGGCCGCCGAGTCGTTGTCGGAGTGGTACGCTGACTTGACGGTGGAGCAACGGCTCGAGATCACCGTGCAACCAACGCCTCCCGGGCGCTCGCGGATCAAACGGGCGTCCTCGTCGACATCGAGGTCCAGTTCGCGGGTCCGGACCACCGCCGGATCGCGCCGTCCCTGA
- a CDS encoding beta-eliminating lyase-related protein, with product MFSVPLAREIPMVAGAEDAAALHSPVGLPMDGRGRTPLHSVFMPIIRRRTFLKSAATPAVGLVLTAGLRGQAQQAERVSLAGDGLSLSPLEYARLLTRIAGSDGFHRDTYLHGGPVEELERRFAAALGKESALFLPTGTLANHLAVRVLAGERRRVLVQAESHFYRDEGDCGQLLSGLNLVPLGPGRATLRLDEVTQAVAQAAGPPYPAPVGVIAIESPVRRTKGQAFDFDEMKRVCAYARTQQIGTHLDGARMFLASAYTGVSPAQYAAEFDTVYVSLYKYFNAPFGAILAGSRQVVDRVTTLRHQFGSLVYQGWETAAVALHYLEGFAERYAAAVRQGETLLRLLEADTRFRVERVKGGSNVFGFALASGGTLDALRERLAQAGIVLGGAKGATEGTLQINETISRRPPEEIARAFGVRP from the coding sequence ATGTTCAGCGTCCCCCTGGCCCGTGAAATACCAATGGTGGCCGGTGCCGAGGATGCCGCCGCCCTCCACTCGCCGGTGGGCCTGCCGATGGACGGGCGAGGGCGGACACCGCTACACTCCGTGTTCATGCCGATCATCAGACGCCGCACGTTTCTGAAATCCGCCGCGACCCCCGCCGTCGGGCTGGTGTTGACGGCCGGACTCCGAGGTCAGGCGCAACAGGCCGAGCGGGTCTCCCTGGCCGGAGACGGATTGAGCCTCTCGCCGCTGGAGTACGCCCGGCTGCTGACGAGGATCGCCGGCTCGGACGGGTTCCACCGGGACACATATCTTCACGGCGGCCCCGTCGAGGAACTCGAGCGACGATTTGCGGCCGCCCTGGGCAAGGAGAGCGCGCTCTTCCTGCCGACCGGGACGCTGGCGAACCACCTCGCCGTGCGCGTGCTGGCGGGCGAACGGCGCCGGGTCCTCGTCCAGGCGGAGAGCCACTTCTACCGGGATGAGGGCGACTGCGGGCAGCTGCTGTCCGGGTTGAACCTCGTGCCGCTGGGGCCAGGCCGGGCGACGCTCCGCCTCGACGAGGTGACGCAGGCGGTGGCGCAGGCTGCAGGGCCGCCGTACCCGGCGCCGGTCGGTGTCATCGCGATCGAATCACCGGTCCGCAGGACCAAGGGACAGGCGTTCGACTTCGACGAGATGAAGCGAGTCTGCGCGTATGCGCGGACGCAACAGATCGGGACGCACCTCGACGGCGCGCGGATGTTCCTGGCGTCGGCCTACACGGGCGTCTCGCCCGCGCAGTACGCGGCGGAGTTCGACACGGTCTACGTCTCGCTCTACAAGTACTTCAACGCGCCGTTTGGCGCCATCCTCGCGGGGTCGCGCCAGGTGGTCGATCGCGTCACCACGCTGCGCCACCAGTTCGGGTCGCTCGTCTACCAGGGGTGGGAGACGGCCGCCGTGGCGTTACACTACCTCGAAGGCTTCGCGGAACGATACGCCGCGGCGGTTCGCCAGGGAGAAACGCTGCTGCGGCTCCTGGAGGCCGACACGAGATTCCGGGTCGAGCGGGTGAAAGGGGGCAGCAACGTGTTCGGGTTCGCGCTGGCCTCCGGCGGCACGCTGGACGCACTCAGAGAGCGCCTGGCCCAGGCAGGCATCGTCCTCGGCGGCGCCAAGGGCGCGACCGAGGGCACGCTCCAGATCAACGAGACCATCAGTCGGCGGCCGCCCGAGGAGATCGCACGCGCGTTCGGCGTCCGGCCGTGA
- a CDS encoding PAS domain S-box protein, with protein MAEAAPLQSERWPWFVFGVVAMALAVGGWQFSRFQEREVLAARYNELTTIGRLKVEQIVAWRAERVAGVRVLADWPLFASTVDRWLRARDDSSLRAAVQRYLTVTQRDLGYADVLIVSRDGAVLMSARGEPTPGEAPLRAVVEEAVASRRAVLSDFFRCATCADPRLDAVAPLIDSTGGVMAALVTRSDPRLSLYAVLNTWPTVSRTAESSLVRRDNGAVLFLNELRHRRNTALRFRIPVEAGERPAVRATLGTVGRFEGVDYRGIPVLADIRPVPGSPWFMIVKADLDEVLAESRQSTRVTVALVTLGVLLAGTALGYLSRRRQRNVYRALYDSESRFRTLIEHAGEAVFVQTNGRFAYLNPAAQRLFGAATAAELVTQPVIERIPPLDRVRVQDQILTPGDDRQAMPLVEETCLRLDGTPVPVELSAAPILYEGQSGTVIFARDISERVDAQRALNESEAYYRALFENSPFPMWVFDLATLEFLAVNAAACQQYGYTRDEFARMDLRDIRPPEDVERLHEIVSVIGPDTAPRTDLVRHKTKGGALIDVEVTGQRVRFGDRDARMVVINDVTERRRLEHQLQQSQKMEAIGQLAGGIAHDFNNLLTIINNCADLAADDLTDSHPARGYLTAVREAGDRATRLTAQLLAFSRRQVRQPEVLDVNEIVRRIDPMLRRLIGEDIDLVTVCADAVQPVVIDRGQIEQVLVNLVVNARDAMPDGGKLTIETTNVELDDHYAGEHVGVVPGRHVMLSVADTGCGMDAETQAQIFEPFFTTKTPGKGTGLGLSTVYGIVKQNGGHVWVYSEPGKGSTFKVYFPGTAGTPSAPRPSTPTQSSGGTETILVVEDEPQVRGLVQRILEHSGYTVLTAANASEALAVVGRAPGPIDALLTDVVMPEISGRQLADRLCATSPGLKVLFMSGYTANAIVHHGVLDPGIAFIGKPFTADDLRRRLREVLDT; from the coding sequence ATGGCCGAGGCCGCCCCGCTCCAGTCGGAGCGATGGCCCTGGTTCGTGTTCGGGGTCGTTGCGATGGCGCTCGCCGTTGGAGGCTGGCAGTTCAGCCGATTCCAGGAGCGCGAGGTCCTCGCCGCCCGATACAACGAACTCACCACGATCGGACGCCTGAAGGTCGAGCAGATCGTGGCGTGGCGTGCCGAGCGCGTGGCTGGCGTCCGAGTGCTCGCGGACTGGCCGCTCTTCGCATCGACCGTCGATCGGTGGCTTCGGGCCCGCGACGACAGCAGCCTGCGAGCAGCCGTGCAGCGATACCTCACGGTAACGCAGCGCGATCTCGGCTACGCCGACGTCCTCATCGTCTCCAGGGACGGCGCAGTGCTGATGTCGGCGCGCGGCGAGCCGACGCCGGGGGAAGCCCCGCTGCGGGCGGTCGTCGAGGAGGCCGTCGCCTCCCGGCGCGCCGTGTTGAGCGATTTCTTTCGTTGCGCGACGTGCGCCGACCCACGCCTGGACGCGGTGGCTCCGCTGATCGACAGCACAGGCGGCGTGATGGCCGCCCTCGTCACCAGGTCGGATCCCCGGCTGAGCCTGTATGCCGTCCTGAACACCTGGCCGACAGTGAGTCGAACGGCCGAGTCGTCGCTGGTGCGTCGCGACAATGGCGCGGTCCTCTTCCTGAACGAGCTGCGGCATCGGCGGAACACGGCGCTGAGGTTCCGAATCCCGGTCGAGGCGGGTGAACGACCGGCGGTTCGAGCCACGCTCGGAACCGTGGGCCGATTCGAAGGCGTGGACTACCGTGGGATCCCGGTGCTCGCCGACATCCGTCCGGTCCCGGGATCGCCGTGGTTCATGATCGTCAAGGCGGATCTCGACGAGGTGCTCGCCGAATCACGCCAGAGCACGCGGGTGACGGTGGCACTCGTGACGCTTGGGGTCCTGCTGGCCGGCACGGCGCTCGGGTACCTCTCGCGGCGGCGCCAGCGGAACGTCTACCGCGCGCTGTACGACTCCGAGAGCCGCTTTCGAACCCTCATCGAGCACGCTGGCGAAGCGGTGTTCGTTCAGACCAATGGCCGATTCGCGTACCTGAACCCAGCCGCCCAACGACTGTTCGGCGCCGCGACCGCCGCGGAGCTGGTGACGCAGCCGGTGATCGAGCGGATCCCTCCACTCGACCGGGTTCGCGTGCAGGACCAGATCCTCACTCCGGGCGACGATCGGCAGGCGATGCCCCTCGTCGAGGAGACGTGTCTTCGGCTGGATGGGACGCCGGTGCCCGTGGAACTCTCGGCCGCGCCGATTCTGTACGAAGGGCAGTCCGGCACCGTGATCTTCGCCCGCGATATCAGCGAGCGAGTCGATGCCCAGCGCGCGCTCAACGAGAGTGAAGCGTACTACCGCGCACTGTTTGAGAACAGCCCGTTCCCGATGTGGGTCTTCGACCTCGCGACGCTGGAGTTCCTGGCGGTCAACGCGGCCGCCTGCCAGCAGTACGGCTATACGAGGGACGAGTTCGCGCGCATGGACCTGCGGGACATCCGTCCGCCGGAGGACGTCGAACGGCTGCACGAGATCGTGAGCGTCATCGGGCCGGACACGGCGCCCCGCACCGATCTCGTCCGACACAAGACGAAGGGCGGCGCCCTCATCGACGTGGAGGTCACGGGCCAGCGCGTCCGCTTCGGGGACCGGGACGCCCGGATGGTGGTGATCAACGATGTCACCGAGCGGCGCCGTCTCGAGCACCAGCTCCAGCAGTCGCAGAAGATGGAGGCCATCGGCCAACTCGCCGGCGGAATCGCGCACGATTTCAACAACCTGCTGACGATCATCAACAACTGCGCCGACCTGGCCGCCGACGACCTGACGGACTCACACCCCGCCCGGGGATACCTGACGGCCGTCCGCGAAGCCGGCGATCGAGCAACGCGGCTGACGGCACAGCTGCTCGCGTTCAGCCGGAGACAGGTGCGCCAACCGGAAGTGCTCGACGTGAACGAGATCGTCCGGCGCATCGATCCGATGCTCCGGCGGCTGATCGGCGAGGACATCGACCTCGTGACCGTGTGTGCGGATGCCGTCCAACCCGTCGTGATCGATCGCGGCCAGATCGAACAGGTGCTCGTCAACCTCGTCGTCAACGCCCGCGATGCGATGCCGGACGGTGGGAAGCTCACGATTGAGACGACCAATGTCGAGCTCGACGACCACTATGCCGGCGAGCACGTCGGTGTCGTGCCGGGCCGCCACGTGATGCTGTCGGTGGCTGACACCGGGTGTGGCATGGATGCCGAGACACAAGCCCAGATCTTCGAGCCGTTCTTCACGACGAAGACCCCGGGCAAGGGGACGGGCCTCGGGCTGTCCACCGTCTATGGCATCGTGAAACAGAACGGCGGCCACGTGTGGGTCTACAGCGAGCCCGGCAAGGGCAGCACGTTCAAGGTCTACTTCCCCGGCACGGCTGGAACGCCGTCCGCCCCGCGGCCATCGACGCCTACGCAGAGCAGCGGCGGAACCGAGACGATCCTCGTCGTCGAAGACGAGCCGCAGGTGCGGGGCCTCGTGCAGCGGATTCTCGAGCACAGCGGGTATACCGTGCTCACGGCTGCGAACGCGAGCGAAGCACTTGCCGTGGTGGGCCGGGCGCCCGGGCCGATCGACGCCCTCCTCACCGATGTCGTGATGCCGGAGATCAGCGGGAGGCAACTGGCTGACCGTCTGTGCGCGACCTCTCCTGGACTCAAGGTGCTCTTCATGTCCGGGTACACGGCAAACGCGATCGTGCACCACGGTGTGCTCGACCCGGGGATCGCGTTCATCGGGAAGCCATTCACCGCCGACGACCTGAGGCGGAGGCTGCGAGAGGTGCTGGACACGTAG